A genome region from Gambusia affinis linkage group LG24, SWU_Gaff_1.0, whole genome shotgun sequence includes the following:
- the LOC122827101 gene encoding uncharacterized protein LOC122827101, translating into MHRSSSIVEAAGDPATQNISSVGTVPADQRAERSSSSGSCQLPTMSVSETPIQIKCALCNEGINVELFSEHLSDFHAEQCCEHCGKKVTGAVGLLHHIEEGHDRPGQTGQTSPSIPDQHPAFKLQHGITATSPQKPAASSQKPVILPGKPALQPQQRLAPVQHPQATPSVAPSVASSSIPHLRPPEVNWVSFLPKQFLQVIKPADQEWIAQCLYNPTGQFKQQFSQNWFHPPRLPKMMNEPPDPLVYFRQRMFLWAPMRMWGIPLKCHQCNTKMHHSGIYTKVREVIDLDSRYYVIGYLSTVQ; encoded by the coding sequence ATGCACAGGAGCTCAAGCATAGTCGAAGCTGCAGGAGATCCAgccacacaaaacatttcaagtgtCGGCACAGTTCCAGCTGACCAGAGAGCGGAGAGGAGCTCAAGTTCAGGGAGCTGCCAACTTCCCACTATGTCAGTCAGTGAAACTCCAATTCAGATAAAGTGTGCATTATGTAATGAAGGCATAAACGTGGAActattttctgaacatttatCTGACTTTCATGCAGAGCAATGTTGTGAACATTGTGGGAAAAAGGTCACGGGTGCTGTTGGTTTGCTTCATCATATTGAAGAAGGTCATGATCGACCAGGACAAACAGGCCAAACATCACCATCTATTCCAGACCAACATCCAGCATTTAAATTACAACATGGGATAACAGCAACTTCACCCCAGAAACCAGCAGCCTCTTCCCAGAAACCAGTAATACTTCCCGGGAAACCAGCACTTCAGCCACAACAGCGCCTTGCACCAGTGCAACACCCCCAAGCAACTCCTTCAGTTGCTCCTTCAGTTGCTTCTTCATCTATTCCCCACCTTAGGCCTCCGGAGGTGAATTGGGTCAGCTTTCTTCCCAAGCAGTTTTTGCAGGTCATCAAGCCAGCAGACCAGGAATGGATTGCCCAGTGCCTCTACAACCCTACTGGACAGTTTAAACAACAATTCTCACAAAACTGGTTCCATCCACCCCGTCTACCAAAGATGATGAATGAACCTCCAGATCCCCTGGTCTACTTTAGGCAGAGGATGTTTTTATGGGCACCAATGCGGATGTGGGGTATTCCTCTGAAGTGTCATCAATGCAACACCAAGATGCATCACTCTGGGATCTACACAAAGGTCAGAGAAGTTATAGATCTCGATTCAAGATATTATGTGATTGGTTATTTATCCACGGTGCAGTAA